A genomic stretch from Brachyhypopomus gauderio isolate BG-103 unplaced genomic scaffold, BGAUD_0.2 sc37, whole genome shotgun sequence includes:
- the jagn1b gene encoding protein jagunal homolog 1-B yields the protein MASRAGPRASGTDGSDFQHREKVASHYQLSVALKSEIKKLNVTHMVVWMLVGAQVLVSDLNLVSHRVVASPYRWEYPYLLSILPTALSFAALPRNNVGYLVVSMIGAGLLCVAPIVYGSLEMFPVARQLWLHGAAYRFIFGFSAVSVLYLLLVVAVQVHGWQIYYSKKLLDTWFLTTQDKKKKK from the exons ATGGCTTCACGGGCTGGACCAAGAGCCTCGGGGACAGACGGGAGTGACTTTCAGCATCGGGAGAAGGTGGCGTCGCATTATCAGTTGAG TGTGGCTCTCAAGTCAGAGATAAAGAAGCTGAATGTGACCCACATGGTAGTGTGGATGCTGGTGGGGGCACAGGTGCTGGTTAGTGACCTGAACCTGGTGAGCCATCGGGTGGTGGCCAGCCCCTACCGGTGGGAGTACCCCTACCTGCTCAGCATCCTGCCCACGGCGCTCAGCTTTGCCGCATTGCCCCGCAACAACGTTGGCTATCTGGTGGTGTCCATGATTGGTGCGGGACTCCTGTGTGTGGCGCCCATCGTCTATGGCAGCCTGGAGATGTTTCCTGTGGCCCGACAGCTCTGGCTGCACGGCGCAGCATACCGATTCATCTTTGGCTTCTCCGCCGTGTCCGTGCTCTACCTGCTGCTAGTGGTTGCTGTCCAGGTGCATGGCTGGCAGATCTACTACAGCAAGAAGCTTCTGGACACCTGGTTCTTGACAACGCAagacaagaagaagaagaaatga